One part of the Xylanimonas allomyrinae genome encodes these proteins:
- a CDS encoding aminotransferase class I/II-fold pyridoxal phosphate-dependent enzyme has protein sequence MADVSTPTSPATPAAPSADLPALREEYAALQARGLALDLTRGKPSAAQLDLAEPMLALPGLGVHRDPDGTDVRNYGGLAGLPGLRRIFAELLDVPAEQLLALGNASLTLMHDAMTYAHLWGVPGSQQPWGREDKITFVCPVPGYDRHFTVCEAFGVQMVTVPMTPDGPDAEAVADLVANDPSIKGMWVVPTYANPDGAVVSQAVARRLVSMPTAAPDFRIFWDNAYAVHHLTEHETTSADVLRLAAEAGNPDRPIMFASTSKISFAGAGVAFLAASPANIAWYTQHLSVQSIGPDKINQLRHLMFFRDAEGVRAHMRKHREILAPKFAAVDRVLTRRLGDRGVATWTRPQGGYFVSLDVVPGTASRVVELAAGAGIALTPAGATFPYGRDPQGSNIRLAPSMPPLAEVEEAMDAVATCVLLAAAEAAA, from the coding sequence TTGGCCGACGTGAGCACTCCGACGTCGCCCGCCACACCCGCCGCTCCCTCCGCCGACCTGCCGGCCCTGCGCGAGGAGTACGCCGCGCTCCAGGCGCGCGGTCTCGCGCTCGACCTGACGCGCGGCAAACCCTCAGCGGCCCAGCTCGACCTGGCCGAGCCGATGCTCGCCCTGCCCGGCCTGGGCGTCCACCGCGACCCGGACGGCACCGACGTGCGCAACTACGGCGGGCTCGCGGGCCTGCCCGGCCTGCGGCGCATCTTCGCCGAGCTGCTCGACGTGCCCGCCGAGCAGCTGCTCGCCCTGGGCAACGCCTCGCTCACCCTCATGCACGACGCGATGACCTACGCCCACCTGTGGGGGGTGCCCGGGTCGCAACAGCCCTGGGGGCGCGAGGACAAGATCACGTTCGTGTGCCCGGTGCCCGGGTACGACAGGCACTTCACCGTGTGCGAGGCCTTCGGCGTCCAGATGGTCACCGTGCCGATGACGCCCGACGGGCCCGACGCCGAGGCGGTGGCCGACCTCGTGGCGAACGACCCGTCGATCAAGGGCATGTGGGTCGTCCCGACGTACGCCAACCCCGACGGCGCCGTCGTCTCGCAGGCCGTGGCCCGGCGCCTGGTCAGCATGCCGACCGCAGCCCCCGACTTCCGCATCTTCTGGGACAACGCGTACGCCGTCCACCACCTGACGGAGCACGAGACCACGTCGGCGGACGTCCTGCGCCTGGCCGCCGAGGCAGGCAACCCCGACCGGCCCATCATGTTCGCCTCGACCTCGAAGATCTCGTTCGCCGGTGCGGGCGTGGCGTTCCTCGCGGCCTCACCCGCGAACATCGCCTGGTACACCCAGCACCTGAGCGTCCAGTCGATCGGCCCGGACAAGATCAACCAGCTCCGGCACCTGATGTTCTTCCGCGACGCCGAGGGCGTGCGCGCACACATGCGCAAGCACCGCGAGATCCTCGCCCCGAAGTTCGCCGCGGTGGACCGCGTGCTGACGCGCCGGCTGGGCGACCGCGGCGTCGCCACCTGGACGCGGCCGCAGGGCGGCTACTTCGTCTCGCTCGACGTCGTGCCCGGCACTGCGTCGCGCGTCGTCGAGCTCGCCGCGGGCGCGGGCATCGCGCTGACGCCCGCCGGGGCGACATTCCCCTACGGCCGCGACCCGCAGGGCTCCAACATCCGGCTCGCCCCGTCGATGCCCCCGCTCGCTGAGGTCGAGGAGGCCATGGACGCGGTGGCCACGTGCGTGCTGCTCGCTGCCGCGGAGGCCGCCGCCTGA